A window from Desulfovibrio sp. encodes these proteins:
- the dnaX gene encoding DNA polymerase III subunit gamma/tau: MKHLSLASRYRPQTFAQVAGQDMVKAVLSRAAAEDRPAAAYLLSGTRGVGKTTIARIFAKALNCEHAPGPEPCNECAQCRKITQGIHVDVTEIDGASNNSVEDARSLRETIGYAPMEGRYKVFIIDEAHMLTRNAFNALLKTLEEPPERVVFIFATTEAHKFPITIVSRCQHFVFRHLGEDALVEHLSGVLRKEGVSFEESAVRLLARRAAGSVRDSMSLLDQTLALGGAELTAAATRQVLGLAGQEMFGNLFTALHAQDCAAVADLCSQILQQGVDIGFFIRELAGNLRNLFLLRQGGEAMLPSLRLPADEAALWQSIAPRFSTAHLHAAWQMTLDSQRGIVQSPEPAAALELLLLNLALLPQLLPVGQLTPAQMADQPSGQTAGQASGQAPVQPSGQTSVQASGQAPGQASVQAPVQASGQAPGQSYGQATKQAPDQAQATATASRAGSQQSAGQPVGHAAPQAPHAGGEASRNGYAAQNAGRSPARPRDAATAPGPATDGDEAEGSDPAAGRSSQSNNFRTDDSRASRAPEGAAPPPKKPAAPVEDDAPWGDDADGAWGAPSYADADMDDDVGADASGGIPWDTAGPGNEIAAPARPAGASPGPAGGSGRNWQDFYDFCIAEQAAARPAPAPYILRGIGVQWQDDTLRLQPRTETQLNQLEKQGKALYAALAAFGAADTRVEIIPPKPQRPEAELIAEFSRKEALQPCLEVLNASLKGCRPLES, encoded by the coding sequence CGCATCGCGCTACCGCCCCCAGACCTTTGCCCAGGTGGCGGGACAGGACATGGTCAAGGCCGTCCTTTCCCGCGCCGCAGCCGAGGACAGGCCCGCCGCCGCCTATCTTTTGAGCGGCACTCGCGGCGTGGGCAAGACCACCATAGCCAGAATTTTCGCCAAGGCCCTCAACTGCGAGCACGCGCCCGGCCCGGAACCCTGCAATGAATGCGCCCAGTGCCGCAAGATCACGCAGGGCATCCATGTGGACGTCACCGAAATCGACGGCGCGTCCAACAACAGCGTCGAAGACGCCCGCTCCCTGCGCGAAACCATCGGCTACGCCCCCATGGAAGGCCGCTACAAGGTCTTCATCATTGACGAAGCCCATATGCTCACGCGCAACGCCTTCAACGCCCTGCTCAAGACGCTGGAAGAGCCGCCGGAGCGCGTGGTATTCATCTTCGCCACCACGGAAGCGCACAAATTTCCCATCACCATTGTGAGCCGCTGCCAGCATTTTGTTTTTCGCCATCTGGGCGAAGACGCGCTGGTGGAGCATCTTTCCGGCGTGCTGCGCAAGGAAGGCGTCAGCTTTGAAGAAAGCGCCGTGCGCCTGCTGGCCCGCCGGGCCGCTGGCAGCGTGCGTGACAGCATGTCCCTGCTGGATCAGACCCTGGCCCTCGGCGGGGCGGAACTGACCGCAGCCGCCACACGGCAGGTTCTCGGCCTGGCCGGACAGGAAATGTTCGGCAATCTTTTCACTGCTCTGCACGCGCAGGACTGCGCAGCCGTGGCCGACCTCTGCAGTCAGATATTGCAGCAGGGCGTGGACATAGGCTTTTTCATCCGCGAACTGGCGGGCAACCTGCGCAATCTTTTTCTTTTGCGCCAGGGCGGCGAGGCCATGCTGCCGAGCCTGCGCCTGCCCGCTGACGAAGCCGCCCTGTGGCAAAGCATCGCGCCGCGTTTTTCCACCGCGCACCTGCACGCCGCCTGGCAAATGACGCTCGATTCACAGCGCGGCATTGTGCAAAGCCCGGAACCGGCGGCGGCCCTTGAACTCTTGCTGCTCAATCTGGCCTTGCTGCCGCAATTGCTGCCCGTGGGCCAATTGACGCCCGCGCAGATGGCTGACCAGCCATCGGGTCAGACCGCAGGACAGGCATCAGGTCAGGCTCCAGTACAGCCATCGGGCCAGACATCAGTACAGGCATCGGGGCAGGCTCCAGGTCAGGCTTCAGTTCAGGCTCCAGTTCAGGCTTCAGGGCAAGCGCCAGGCCAGTCATATGGGCAAGCCACAAAGCAAGCCCCAGACCAGGCGCAAGCCACGGCCACGGCATCCCGCGCCGGCAGCCAGCAGTCTGCGGGCCAGCCCGTCGGGCACGCGGCGCCGCAAGCGCCCCATGCCGGGGGCGAAGCCTCCCGCAACGGCTACGCCGCGCAGAACGCGGGACGAAGCCCGGCGCGTCCGCGTGACGCGGCCACGGCTCCCGGCCCTGCCACTGACGGGGATGAGGCCGAAGGCTCAGATCCTGCCGCAGGCAGATCATCGCAGAGCAACAATTTTCGCACAGATGACAGCCGCGCCTCACGAGCGCCAGAGGGCGCGGCCCCTCCGCCGAAAAAGCCCGCCGCCCCCGTGGAAGACGACGCCCCGTGGGGTGACGATGCTGACGGCGCATGGGGCGCTCCGTCCTATGCGGATGCAGATATGGACGACGATGTCGGGGCTGACGCCTCCGGCGGGATTCCCTGGGACACTGCCGGGCCAGGCAACGAAATTGCAGCGCCAGCGAGGCCTGCGGGCGCTTCGCCCGGTCCTGCGGGCGGCTCCGGCCGCAACTGGCAGGATTTTTATGACTTCTGCATTGCGGAGCAGGCCGCCGCACGCCCCGCCCCTGCGCCGTATATCCTTCGTGGCATTGGCGTGCAGTGGCAGGACGACACGTTGCGTCTGCAACCGAGAACGGAAACCCAGCTGAACCAGCTTGAAAAACAGGGCAAAGCGCTGTATGCGGCATTGGCTGCATTTGGCGCGGCGGATACGCGGGTAGAAATCATCCCGCCAAAGCCGCAGCGCCCCGAGGCCGAACTTATTGCGGAGTTCAGCCGTAAAGAGGCCCTGCAACCCTGCCTTGAGGTGCTCAACGCTTCATTGAAGGGCTGCCGCCCCCTGGAATCGTGA
- the recR gene encoding recombination mediator RecR yields MNKRIPEPLKALVEQLARLPGLGPKSAMRAAMVLLKWPEAETRRLGRGIHDLRDNLHLCSRCGGLSSTDPCPVCADAERARDTLCLVTEWDSMLTIDEGGFYRGQYMILGGLLAPLDRVDSESLDTDRLVRRLEEGEITELILALGATLEAENTATFIRQMVSSRFPQVRISRLAQGIPLGAEVKYMDKETLRQSLQYRQDLT; encoded by the coding sequence ATGAACAAACGCATTCCAGAACCGCTCAAGGCCCTGGTAGAGCAGCTTGCGCGCCTGCCGGGCCTTGGCCCCAAATCCGCCATGCGCGCGGCCATGGTGCTGCTCAAGTGGCCGGAGGCCGAAACGCGCCGCCTTGGCCGGGGCATTCACGACCTGCGTGACAACCTGCACCTGTGTTCGCGCTGCGGGGGGCTTTCGTCCACAGACCCCTGCCCTGTCTGCGCCGATGCCGAGCGCGCCCGCGACACGCTCTGCCTTGTCACCGAGTGGGACAGCATGCTGACCATCGACGAGGGCGGATTCTACCGGGGCCAATACATGATTCTTGGGGGTCTGCTGGCCCCGCTTGACCGTGTGGACTCTGAAAGCCTTGATACCGACAGGCTGGTGCGCCGCCTTGAAGAAGGCGAGATTACGGAGCTTATCCTGGCCCTCGGCGCGACCCTTGAGGCCGAGAACACGGCCACCTTCATACGGCAGATGGTGTCCTCGCGCTTTCCGCAGGTGCGGATCTCGCGCCTCGCCCAGGGCATCCCGCTGGGCGCCGAGGTAAAGTATATGGATAAGGAAACCCTGCGGCAGTCTTTGCAGTACCGCCAGGATCTCACCTAG
- a CDS encoding DUF6485 family protein produces MNNISPFCSCKKMDCPLHPTKHDKGCAPCISKNLKSREIPNCFFDLLPGSESRSGDFFEDFARQVFSSSSDKG; encoded by the coding sequence ATGAACAACATAAGTCCATTCTGTTCGTGCAAAAAAATGGACTGCCCCCTGCATCCGACGAAACACGACAAAGGGTGTGCGCCATGTATCAGCAAAAACCTCAAATCAAGAGAGATCCCCAACTGTTTTTTCGACCTGTTGCCGGGTTCTGAGTCCAGAAGCGGAGATTTTTTTGAGGATTTTGCAAGGCAGGTTTTTTCCAGCAGTTCAGATAAAGGGTGA
- a CDS encoding ZIP family metal transporter — MELASSSVQSLILHPLMQALVAGILSWLSVTLGAAFIFTRREFSRKAMDCLLGAAGGMMLGAAFFGLLQPAMEMAGHMGRLGFVPVVFGLLLGAAFLLLLDRALPHLHLVQGTTEGISTSWRRSVLLVTAMALHHIPEGLAIGVGYGAAAAENAMLGNIESLGISTAMVLTVSIMLQNLPEGMVVSTALRAEGYSAKKSFFYGMLSGVTAPMGAVPGALAAGVTAGILPVALAFAAGAMIYVVFEEVIPEANASGNGNAASVSCICGVCLVMALTTLLE; from the coding sequence ATGGAACTGGCCAGCTCTTCCGTTCAATCCCTTATCCTGCACCCCCTGATGCAGGCCCTTGTGGCGGGCATACTCTCCTGGCTTTCAGTAACCCTGGGGGCCGCCTTCATTTTCACCCGCCGCGAATTTTCGCGTAAGGCCATGGACTGTCTTCTTGGCGCGGCTGGCGGCATGATGCTTGGCGCGGCTTTTTTTGGCCTTTTGCAACCCGCTATGGAAATGGCCGGACACATGGGCCGCCTTGGTTTTGTACCCGTGGTTTTCGGCCTTTTGCTGGGCGCGGCCTTTCTTCTGCTGCTTGACCGCGCCCTGCCCCACCTGCACCTGGTCCAGGGCACCACCGAAGGCATCTCCACCAGCTGGAGACGCAGCGTACTTCTGGTGACGGCCATGGCCCTGCACCACATCCCCGAGGGGCTTGCCATCGGCGTGGGCTACGGCGCGGCCGCGGCTGAAAACGCCATGCTCGGCAACATCGAAAGCCTCGGCATAAGTACGGCCATGGTGCTTACCGTATCCATCATGCTGCAAAACCTGCCCGAGGGCATGGTTGTTTCCACCGCCTTGCGAGCTGAAGGCTACTCGGCCAAAAAATCATTTTTCTATGGCATGCTTTCCGGCGTTACCGCGCCCATGGGGGCAGTGCCGGGTGCTCTGGCTGCGGGCGTAACTGCGGGCATACTGCCCGTGGCCCTGGCTTTTGCCGCCGGCGCCATGATTTATGTGGTTTTTGAAGAAGTCATTCCTGAGGCCAATGCCTCCGGCAACGGCAACGCGGCTTCGGTTTCCTGTATTTGCGGGGTCTGTCTTGTCATGGCGCTGACAACCCTTCTTGAGTAA
- a CDS encoding YbaB/EbfC family nucleoid-associated protein, with protein sequence MRNMNDILRQAQVMQNKIAKVQQELGEHSYEATSGGGMVKAEVSGKQELRKITIDPKALEGGDVEMLQDLILAAVNEAGRIARETMDREMSNISGGIKLPGLF encoded by the coding sequence ATGCGCAACATGAATGACATCCTGCGCCAGGCGCAGGTCATGCAGAATAAGATCGCCAAAGTCCAGCAGGAACTGGGCGAGCACAGCTATGAGGCCACCAGCGGCGGCGGCATGGTCAAGGCCGAGGTTTCCGGCAAGCAGGAACTGCGCAAGATCACCATTGATCCCAAGGCGCTGGAAGGCGGCGATGTGGAAATGCTGCAGGACCTCATCCTTGCTGCCGTCAACGAAGCCGGACGCATTGCCCGTGAAACCATGGATCGCGAAATGAGCAACATTTCCGGCGGCATCAAGCTGCCCGGTCTTTTCTAG